One Burkholderia thailandensis E264 genomic window carries:
- a CDS encoding APC family permease, whose product MNAPVERGATAAPHHAGSLTILQGTALYIGAVLGTGVIALPALAAEVAGPASLLAWAALVVLSIPLAATFAALGARYADAGGVSTYVRNAFGAKAAAVVGWCFYFAVPAGAPAAAMFGGAYVAAVTGGGHATMIASAAALIAIVAAANAFGVTVSGRMQLVLSALLVALLVAAVLASAPHARAANLHPFAPHGWLAVGQAAALLVWSFAGWEAITHLAAEFRRPAHDLPRSTGIAVAVVGLLYLSVAAASVLVLGPAAGTSGAPLAALIARGIGGNAQLIATAAALLLTLGTMNAYFAGAAKLGAALGRDGALPRWFAQGSQTGGVPRRSLAVLAALAGCALAATVATGTGPKPLVLATSGNFVMVYVLGSAAATKLLPRGGFARRASVVAFLSSLLLLATTGWYLLWPLLLTAAAIGYLRVTDKRTAAKR is encoded by the coding sequence ATGAACGCCCCCGTCGAGCGCGGCGCCACGGCCGCGCCGCACCACGCAGGCTCGCTCACGATCCTTCAGGGCACCGCGCTCTACATCGGCGCGGTGCTCGGCACCGGCGTGATCGCGCTGCCCGCGCTCGCGGCCGAAGTCGCGGGCCCCGCGTCGCTGCTCGCGTGGGCGGCGCTCGTCGTGCTGTCGATCCCGCTCGCCGCGACCTTCGCCGCGCTCGGCGCCCGCTACGCGGACGCGGGCGGCGTATCGACCTACGTGCGCAACGCGTTCGGCGCGAAAGCGGCGGCCGTCGTCGGCTGGTGCTTCTATTTCGCGGTGCCGGCCGGCGCGCCCGCCGCCGCGATGTTCGGCGGCGCGTACGTCGCCGCCGTCACGGGCGGTGGACACGCAACGATGATCGCGTCGGCGGCGGCGCTGATCGCGATCGTCGCGGCCGCGAACGCGTTCGGCGTCACCGTGTCGGGACGCATGCAGCTCGTGCTGTCCGCGTTGCTCGTCGCGCTGCTCGTCGCCGCCGTGCTCGCGTCCGCGCCGCACGCGCGCGCGGCGAACCTGCATCCGTTCGCGCCGCACGGCTGGCTCGCGGTCGGTCAGGCCGCCGCGCTGCTCGTCTGGAGCTTCGCGGGCTGGGAAGCGATCACGCATCTCGCGGCCGAGTTCCGGCGGCCCGCGCACGACTTGCCGCGCTCGACCGGCATCGCGGTCGCGGTGGTCGGGCTGCTGTACCTGTCGGTCGCGGCCGCGAGCGTGCTCGTGCTCGGGCCCGCGGCGGGCACGTCCGGCGCGCCGCTCGCGGCGCTGATCGCGCGCGGAATCGGCGGCAACGCGCAATTGATCGCGACGGCGGCCGCGCTGCTGCTCACGCTCGGCACGATGAACGCGTACTTCGCGGGCGCGGCGAAGCTCGGCGCCGCGCTCGGCCGCGACGGCGCGCTGCCCCGCTGGTTCGCGCAAGGCAGCCAGACGGGCGGCGTGCCGCGGCGCAGCCTCGCGGTCCTCGCGGCGCTCGCCGGCTGCGCGCTCGCGGCGACCGTCGCGACGGGCACGGGGCCGAAGCCGCTCGTGCTCGCGACATCCGGCAATTTCGTGATGGTCTACGTGCTCGGCTCGGCGGCGGCCACGAAGCTGCTGCCGCGCGGCGGGTTCGCGCGTCGCGCGTCGGTCGTCGCGTTCCTGTCGTCGCTCCTGCTGCTCGCGACGACGGGCTGGTATCTGCTGTGGCCGCTGCTGCTGACGGCGGCGGCAATCGGGTATCTCCGCGTGACGGACAAGCGAACGGCGGCGAAGCGCTGA